From Heteronotia binoei isolate CCM8104 ecotype False Entrance Well chromosome 12, APGP_CSIRO_Hbin_v1, whole genome shotgun sequence, the proteins below share one genomic window:
- the NRARP gene encoding notch-regulated ankyrin repeat-containing protein — MSQTELSTCAAPAPPSQRVFQEAVRKGNTKELQSLLQNMTNCEFNVNSFGPEGQTALHQSVIDGNLELVKLLVKFGADIRLANRDGWSALHIAAFGGHQDIVLYLITKAKYSSGSR; from the coding sequence ATGAGCCAGACGGAGCTGTCCACCTGCGCGGCGCCCGCCCCGCCGAGCCAGCGCGTCTTCCAGGAGGCGGTGCGCAAGGGCAACACCAAAGAGCTCCAGTCCCTGCTGCAGAACATGACCAACTGCGAGTTCAACGTCAACTCCTTCGGGCCCGAGGGCCAGACGGCGCTTCACCAGTCGGTCATCGACGGCAACCTGGAACTGGTCAAGCTGCTGGTCAAGTTCGGCGCCGACATCCGGCTGGCCAACCGCGACGGCTGGAGCGCCCTCCACATCGCCGCCTTTGGGGGCCACCAGGACATCGTCCTCTACCTGATCACCAAGGCCAAATATTCCTCGGGCAGCCGGTGA